The following proteins are encoded in a genomic region of Chloroflexota bacterium:
- a CDS encoding CooT family nickel-binding protein, whose product MCQATVYLNEEEIMQDVLKVQLVPEGVRLSRLFEAPQVVQATIREIDLIKHRVMLESLTEPEKTP is encoded by the coding sequence ATGTGCCAGGCAACCGTGTACTTGAACGAAGAAGAGATCATGCAGGACGTGCTGAAGGTGCAGCTTGTACCGGAAGGAGTGCGGCTGAGTAGGCTGTTCGAGGCACCCCAGGTGGTGCAAGCTACCATCCGCGAGATAGACCTGATCAAGCACCGGGTGATGCTTGAGTCCTTGACTGAACCCGAGAAAACGCCATGA
- a CDS encoding DsrE family protein, whose translation MSEQNGSQKMVIVCNGDTPANILPTLIFASSGLAIDDEVHVFFCPAGARWALRGELEKIGQPKGLPDPVGLFDTIMDLGGKVVLCELALENKGINPKDLRDERILIEKAPPFLMDAEGATMTFTF comes from the coding sequence ATGTCTGAACAAAACGGTAGCCAGAAAATGGTCATTGTCTGCAATGGCGACACACCCGCAAACATCCTGCCAACGCTGATCTTTGCCTCCTCCGGCCTCGCCATCGATGATGAGGTCCACGTTTTCTTCTGTCCGGCAGGAGCCAGATGGGCCCTCAGAGGCGAGTTGGAAAAGATCGGCCAGCCAAAGGGCCTGCCCGATCCGGTCGGACTGTTCGACACCATCATGGATCTGGGCGGCAAGGTCGTGCTCTGCGAGCTGGCCCTGGAGAACAAGGGGATCAACCCCAAGGACCTGCGAGATGAGCGGATCCTCATCGAAAAGGCGCCGCCCTTCCTGATGGACGCGGAAGGAGCGACGATGACCTTTACCTTCTAA
- a CDS encoding rhodanese-like domain-containing protein, with product MKPVITRLMKKLGILVVIGGLLVLSGEACAVALANDPPPDLETIRLAAADYFPDEYHQYHMDVDQLYDLLHDGDPENDPLVVSVQTRAEYERGHIPGAINLPWDEITDVAQLRAQIPEDQLVVLYCNHCVHSAQISAILNLLGYDTLDLAYGFESWTKNQVAIPDHFDPACVCEHAMDTQTHTADPTGRYPQLNVAGSTPEEIITAAADVYLASEHYTNAGICPCDLEDLLMDGDAANDPFVLSLQWPDDYAKGHIPGAVNSPRWQVFEPENLSRLPTDQPIVICCYLGFTSPQVATILNMMGYDAQVSLHGMSTWTLDPQIVPFRIDDSRNWRDYPIEGTAAGVLAETMEQPKALPGAPVETAPWPEEYAVPAAAWLSQLTDQCDGLDVNWFLSELVKFLQSVQQVMANSPE from the coding sequence ATGAAACCTGTAATCACGAGGCTGATGAAGAAGCTGGGAATACTTGTTGTGATCGGCGGGCTGCTTGTGTTGAGCGGCGAGGCCTGCGCTGTAGCGTTGGCCAACGACCCTCCCCCCGATCTGGAGACAATTCGGCTGGCGGCAGCCGACTATTTTCCCGATGAATATCACCAATACCACATGGACGTCGACCAATTGTACGACCTGCTGCACGATGGCGACCCTGAAAACGATCCACTGGTAGTGAGTGTACAGACCCGTGCTGAGTATGAACGGGGGCACATCCCTGGAGCAATCAATCTACCCTGGGATGAAATCACCGACGTGGCCCAACTGCGGGCCCAGATTCCCGAAGATCAGTTGGTGGTTCTCTATTGCAACCACTGCGTCCATTCCGCTCAGATTTCCGCCATTCTGAATTTACTGGGCTATGACACCCTGGATCTGGCGTATGGCTTTGAGAGCTGGACCAAAAATCAGGTCGCCATTCCTGACCACTTTGACCCAGCATGTGTCTGCGAACACGCCATGGACACCCAGACACACACTGCCGATCCCACAGGCCGTTATCCACAGCTGAACGTGGCCGGAAGCACGCCGGAAGAGATTATCACGGCAGCAGCCGATGTTTACCTGGCCTCAGAGCATTATACCAACGCCGGCATCTGTCCCTGTGATTTGGAAGACCTATTGATGGACGGCGACGCAGCAAACGATCCCTTTGTGCTCAGTCTGCAGTGGCCGGATGACTATGCCAAAGGGCATATTCCTGGGGCGGTAAACAGCCCTCGTTGGCAGGTTTTTGAGCCGGAAAACCTCTCGCGCCTGCCGACCGACCAGCCCATTGTCATCTGCTGCTATCTGGGATTCACCAGTCCGCAGGTGGCGACAATTCTCAACATGATGGGCTACGACGCCCAGGTGAGTCTGCACGGGATGTCTACCTGGACACTTGATCCACAGATTGTCCCTTTTCGGATCGATGACTCACGAAATTGGCGTGATTACCCCATCGAGGGAACGGCAGCGGGTGTGCTTGCAGAAACTATGGAGCAACCGAAGGCTCTCCCCGGCGCGCCAGTGGAGACGGCACCCTGGCCGGAAGAATACGCCGTGCCAGCCGCCGCCTGGCTCTCGCAGTTGACAGACCAATGCGATGGACTCGACGTCAACTGGTTTCTTTCGGAATTGGTGAAGTTTCTTCAATCAGTCCAGCAAGTCATGGCGAATAGCCCGGAATAG
- a CDS encoding 4Fe-4S dicluster domain-containing protein codes for MKNRADPNLLLELKKYGEVNIESCFNCGNCTAICPLATDATPFPRNNLRMVQLGLRDRLLQSTDPWLCYYCGECSETCPRQAEPGEAQMTMRRWLTAQYDWTGLARRFYTSKYWEIGSVLFVGLLVVVAFALFHGPVVTDRVELNTFAPAHVVHVLDWIMFLGLAFFLLSNVFRMYIFTLRRGTDLKIPFSLYITEAWQLIYQLVTQSRWSKCDEDPEKDFLKKPLWRNHWILVVGYGIMLVLIVGFLKWFQTDEIYPIWHPQRWIGYLATIALLWGTAVMFWGRIKKDSEMHRFSHPSDWMFLILLFLTTVSGILVHIFRYMGLPLGTYYIYVIHLAILVPMLVLEVPFGKWSHLAYRPCAIYFQAVKEKALVRQAAETEMASVAA; via the coding sequence ATGAAAAATCGCGCAGATCCAAACCTGCTGTTGGAACTCAAGAAATACGGCGAGGTCAACATCGAATCCTGTTTCAACTGCGGCAACTGCACCGCCATTTGCCCGCTGGCCACCGATGCGACGCCATTCCCGCGCAACAATCTGCGCATGGTGCAGTTGGGGTTGCGTGATCGCCTGCTGCAGAGCACCGACCCCTGGCTATGTTACTACTGTGGCGAATGCTCCGAGACCTGCCCCAGGCAGGCCGAGCCGGGCGAAGCGCAGATGACCATGCGGCGCTGGCTGACGGCCCAATACGACTGGACCGGACTTGCCCGCAGATTCTATACTTCAAAGTACTGGGAGATCGGTTCCGTATTGTTCGTGGGTCTCCTGGTCGTGGTGGCGTTCGCTCTCTTTCACGGCCCCGTCGTCACCGATCGCGTTGAACTGAACACCTTCGCTCCCGCTCACGTTGTCCATGTTCTCGACTGGATCATGTTTCTTGGGCTTGCTTTTTTCCTGCTGTCCAACGTCTTTCGCATGTACATCTTCACCCTGCGCCGGGGCACGGACCTCAAGATACCTTTCTCGCTGTACATCACTGAAGCCTGGCAACTGATCTACCAACTAGTGACCCAGAGCCGGTGGTCCAAATGCGATGAGGACCCGGAAAAGGACTTCCTGAAGAAACCTCTCTGGCGCAATCACTGGATTCTGGTGGTCGGCTACGGCATCATGCTTGTATTGATCGTGGGCTTCCTGAAATGGTTCCAAACCGATGAAATCTATCCCATCTGGCATCCCCAGCGGTGGATCGGCTACCTGGCGACCATCGCTTTGCTGTGGGGAACAGCAGTGATGTTTTGGGGACGGATCAAGAAGGATTCCGAGATGCACCGCTTCTCGCACCCAAGTGACTGGATGTTCCTGATCCTGCTGTTTCTGACCACAGTGTCCGGCATCCTGGTGCATATCTTCCGCTATATGGGACTGCCTTTAGGGACTTACTACATTTATGTCATCCATCTGGCAATTCTGGTGCCGATGCTGGTGCTGGAAGTGCCCTTCGGTAAATGGTCGCACCTGGCCTACCGGCCATGCGCTATCTATTTCCAGGCGGTGAAGGAGAAGGCGTTGGTCCGGCAGGCGGCAGAGACCGAGATGGCATCTGTTGCGGCTTGA
- a CDS encoding winged helix-turn-helix transcriptional regulator gives MTTRDRTEAKKRSEMLADLRKQHREQVKEAQAMLKQQQGIRKSLRRALQAGPHSVPQLADQVGLSAPEVLWHVAAMKKYGQIVETGLDEDYEYYLYGLAKEEKR, from the coding sequence ATGACGACAAGAGACAGAACAGAAGCGAAAAAACGAAGCGAAATGCTGGCCGATCTGCGCAAGCAGCATCGCGAGCAGGTAAAGGAAGCCCAGGCCATGCTCAAGCAGCAGCAGGGTATTCGAAAATCGCTGCGGCGGGCGCTGCAAGCCGGGCCCCACTCCGTGCCCCAATTGGCCGATCAGGTCGGTCTCTCTGCCCCAGAGGTCTTATGGCACGTTGCCGCGATGAAGAAGTACGGCCAGATCGTTGAAACAGGCCTGGACGAGGACTACGAGTACTACCTTTATGGCCTGGCCAAGGAGGAGAAGCGATGA
- a CDS encoding CoB--CoM heterodisulfide reductase iron-sulfur subunit A family protein: MPEQSNPTQEEKVPLQDSSQEQKEEVRVGVYVCNCGGNIGDVVRCEQVARALGELPNVVTSHSDMFMCSDPGQKLITDDIREKGVNRIVVGACSIFLHEQTFRQTVERAGLNPYLYYHVGLREQDSWVHHDCPNEATEKAVRMMSAGIAKARLMRPLEPVQLQAEKHALVIGGGVAGLRAALDISRSGLKVTLVEKSHFLGGRMAQWQHVFPTGEDARTLLHRLIERVLAEPNITIHTGAEVVEAKGYVGNFQVHIRQQPRGIDGNFDAVAQAIAACPVEVADEFNYGLQTRKAIYRPYKGCYPASPVIDWEHCTRCEECLKSSHNGDIRLDDTPFEFDINAGAVVVATGFRPYEPFPGEMGYGEFPEVITLPQLERLLAPDGPTGGELEWNGHPVRSIAMIHCVGSRQIEGVHQPQPDGHVNDYCSRVCCTATLSAANQIRERYPDVHTYDIYEDIRTYGRGQEDYYTQASQNQVTFLRYFAEEIPEVYQAENGSQHPLLVKVKDHLTWGEEIELPVDLVVLSVGMMPNPIQDLIETFNITPGNDRFLLEVHPKLQPVETAVNGIVLAGTAQGPMNIQESCAAAEAAASKVAILLNKGKVELEPYVAHVDADRCQGSGDCVRICPQDGAIHLETFSRNGASAQRAVVTPANCNGCGVCVSVCPNQAIDVQGWRLDEYQAMVDAITAEIPVLEGVA, from the coding sequence ATGCCTGAACAATCCAACCCGACCCAAGAAGAAAAGGTGCCCTTGCAGGACTCATCCCAGGAACAGAAAGAAGAAGTGCGCGTCGGCGTATACGTCTGCAACTGTGGCGGCAATATCGGCGACGTGGTGCGATGCGAGCAGGTTGCCAGGGCTTTGGGGGAACTCCCCAACGTTGTGACCTCCCACAGCGACATGTTCATGTGTTCCGATCCAGGGCAGAAGCTGATCACCGATGACATCAGAGAGAAGGGAGTCAACCGGATCGTGGTGGGAGCCTGTTCCATCTTCCTGCACGAGCAGACTTTCCGCCAAACGGTGGAGCGGGCGGGGCTAAACCCCTACCTGTATTATCACGTCGGCCTGAGAGAACAGGATAGTTGGGTGCATCACGATTGCCCGAATGAAGCTACTGAGAAAGCAGTGCGCATGATGTCGGCCGGGATTGCCAAAGCCCGCCTGATGAGACCGCTGGAACCGGTGCAGCTCCAAGCAGAAAAACACGCTCTGGTCATTGGGGGAGGGGTGGCCGGACTGCGGGCCGCGCTGGACATTTCCCGCTCGGGGCTGAAAGTCACCCTGGTGGAGAAGAGCCACTTCCTGGGCGGACGTATGGCCCAGTGGCAGCATGTCTTCCCGACCGGCGAAGATGCCCGCACCCTGCTGCACCGTTTGATCGAGCGCGTGCTGGCTGAACCCAATATCACCATCCATACCGGTGCGGAGGTAGTGGAAGCCAAAGGCTACGTGGGCAATTTCCAGGTCCACATCCGCCAGCAGCCGCGTGGTATTGATGGAAATTTCGATGCCGTGGCGCAGGCCATAGCCGCCTGCCCGGTGGAAGTAGCGGATGAATTCAACTATGGCCTCCAGACCCGTAAAGCCATCTACCGACCTTACAAGGGCTGCTACCCGGCCAGCCCGGTGATTGACTGGGAACACTGCACCCGCTGCGAGGAATGTCTGAAGTCCAGCCACAATGGTGATATCCGCCTGGATGACACCCCCTTCGAATTCGACATCAACGCGGGGGCCGTAGTGGTTGCCACCGGATTCCGTCCCTACGAGCCATTCCCTGGCGAAATGGGCTACGGCGAATTCCCCGAAGTGATCACCCTGCCCCAGTTGGAGCGCCTGCTGGCGCCCGATGGCCCCACCGGCGGCGAGCTGGAATGGAACGGTCATCCCGTGCGCAGCATCGCCATGATCCACTGCGTAGGCAGCCGCCAGATCGAAGGGGTGCACCAACCCCAGCCGGACGGACACGTCAACGATTACTGCTCACGTGTGTGCTGCACGGCCACGTTGAGCGCGGCCAATCAGATCCGGGAACGCTACCCGGACGTACACACATACGACATCTATGAGGACATTCGAACCTACGGCCGCGGGCAAGAGGACTACTACACCCAGGCCAGCCAGAACCAGGTCACCTTCCTGCGCTACTTCGCCGAGGAGATTCCCGAGGTATATCAGGCCGAGAATGGCTCGCAACACCCCTTGTTGGTCAAGGTTAAGGACCACCTGACCTGGGGCGAGGAAATCGAATTACCGGTGGACCTGGTCGTGCTGTCTGTCGGAATGATGCCCAACCCGATACAGGACCTGATTGAAACGTTCAACATCACCCCGGGCAACGACCGTTTCCTGCTGGAAGTCCATCCCAAGTTGCAGCCCGTTGAGACCGCTGTGAACGGTATCGTACTGGCCGGGACAGCCCAGGGACCGATGAACATTCAAGAAAGCTGCGCCGCCGCGGAAGCAGCCGCCTCCAAGGTGGCGATCCTGCTCAACAAAGGGAAGGTCGAACTGGAGCCCTACGTGGCCCACGTGGATGCTGACCGTTGCCAGGGCAGCGGCGACTGTGTGCGTATCTGCCCGCAGGATGGCGCTATACACCTGGAAACCTTCTCAAGAAATGGCGCCAGCGCCCAGCGGGCGGTAGTGACTCCCGCCAACTGCAACGGCTGCGGCGTGTGCGTCAGCGTCTGTCCCAATCAGGCCATCGATGTGCAAGGCTGGCGATTGGACGAATACCAAGCCATGGTGGACGCCATCACGGCGGAGATCCCTGTCCTGGAGGGTGTGGCATGA
- a CDS encoding CoB--CoM heterodisulfide reductase iron-sulfur subunit A family protein yields MTSNKLHVDSLVVGGGIAGMQASLDLADQGYQVALVERDPSIGGKMIGLSKVFPTLDCCSCITTPKMAAVAHHDNIQLLTYSEVQSVTRNGKGFSAQVLRKPRYVREEDCTGCRSCELVCPLDLPDEANEYGRTAHRVVYVPFATAVPQTALLDIDHCIFCGKCLKACPTDAIDFFQQPQTLQIEAETIILATGYEVTPYDAKKEYGAGNLRNVIDGLMMERLLAPTGPYGRVLRPSDGKLPDSIAYVQCAGSRDLSLGVSYCSRICCMYAIKQAMLLSGALPLADITIYYMDIRAFGKGYEQFYQNAKAMGIEFVKGKVARITEDEDQNPIVRVELIDEFSHVAERRHDLVVLSVGMLPGYNTQPLYQVPVAEDGFIQIPDYNISPAVTEQAGIFATGSATGPMDIVDSIVTAGAAASEAAAYMHTHNGRQAAPVAAQEERSPVYA; encoded by the coding sequence ATGACCTCAAACAAGCTACACGTGGATTCCCTGGTTGTCGGAGGTGGCATCGCCGGCATGCAGGCCTCGCTGGACCTGGCCGATCAGGGCTATCAGGTCGCCCTGGTGGAGCGGGATCCCAGCATCGGGGGCAAGATGATCGGCTTGAGCAAGGTGTTTCCCACACTGGATTGCTGTAGCTGCATCACCACCCCCAAGATGGCGGCCGTGGCCCACCACGACAACATCCAACTGTTGACCTACAGCGAAGTGCAGTCGGTAACACGCAACGGGAAGGGATTTTCCGCCCAGGTCCTGCGGAAGCCCCGTTATGTGCGGGAAGAGGACTGCACCGGCTGCCGCTCCTGCGAACTGGTCTGCCCCCTCGATCTGCCGGACGAAGCCAATGAATACGGTCGTACGGCCCACCGGGTGGTCTATGTACCCTTCGCCACCGCCGTGCCGCAGACTGCCCTGCTTGACATCGACCATTGCATCTTCTGTGGCAAGTGTCTCAAAGCCTGTCCCACAGACGCCATCGATTTTTTCCAGCAGCCGCAAACCCTCCAGATCGAGGCAGAGACTATCATCCTGGCCACCGGCTATGAAGTGACCCCCTACGATGCCAAGAAGGAGTACGGGGCAGGCAATCTTCGTAACGTGATCGATGGATTGATGATGGAACGCCTGCTGGCCCCCACCGGCCCCTACGGGCGGGTGCTGCGGCCGTCGGATGGCAAATTGCCCGACTCCATCGCCTATGTGCAATGTGCGGGCTCCCGCGACCTGAGCTTGGGTGTGTCCTACTGCTCGCGGATATGCTGCATGTATGCCATCAAGCAGGCCATGTTGCTCTCGGGTGCGTTGCCCCTGGCCGACATCACCATCTATTACATGGACATCCGCGCCTTCGGCAAGGGCTACGAGCAGTTCTACCAGAACGCCAAAGCCATGGGGATCGAGTTCGTCAAGGGCAAGGTGGCTCGCATCACCGAGGATGAGGACCAGAATCCCATCGTGCGGGTAGAGTTGATAGACGAGTTCTCGCACGTGGCCGAGCGCAGGCATGATCTGGTGGTGCTCTCGGTAGGCATGTTGCCTGGCTATAACACGCAGCCCCTCTATCAGGTCCCTGTCGCGGAGGACGGTTTCATCCAGATTCCAGACTACAACATTTCGCCTGCAGTGACCGAACAGGCAGGCATCTTCGCCACCGGGTCGGCAACCGGACCGATGGACATCGTGGACAGTATTGTAACCGCGGGAGCCGCCGCCTCGGAAGCTGCTGCCTATATGCATACGCACAACGGGCGGCAGGCCGCACCCGTTGCGGCTCAGGAAGAGAGGAGCCCGGTCTATGCCTGA
- a CDS encoding hydrogenase iron-sulfur subunit: protein MATKTENGTPKILILATLSGGYRGADSTGQAHLEYPPNTFILPVMSAAMFPESFYMRAFERGFDGILVMYSGTDSPYKGAPERTATMVNSTYELMKERNLDPRRLRLTAICTVCVRPFLEEIEKMNQLLEELGPVPRSLPATTALQA from the coding sequence ATGGCAACAAAAACGGAAAACGGAACACCCAAGATTCTGATCCTGGCCACCCTGTCGGGCGGCTATCGGGGAGCAGACTCTACCGGGCAGGCTCACCTGGAATATCCACCTAACACTTTCATCCTGCCGGTCATGAGTGCAGCCATGTTTCCAGAGAGCTTTTATATGCGGGCTTTCGAGCGCGGCTTCGACGGCATACTCGTGATGTACAGCGGCACCGACAGCCCTTACAAAGGCGCGCCGGAACGGACGGCGACCATGGTCAACAGCACTTATGAACTGATGAAAGAGCGCAATCTGGACCCGCGCCGCTTGCGTCTGACGGCTATCTGCACTGTGTGCGTCCGTCCTTTCCTCGAAGAGATCGAAAAGATGAACCAGTTGCTCGAGGAGCTTGGGCCGGTGCCCCGTTCACTGCCGGCCACAACAGCCCTACAGGCGTGA
- a CDS encoding sulfurtransferase TusA family protein, which produces MTSGVEDLASIQSAKVVDARSSACPGPLLEAKKGIGGVNVGEVLEIWSGSQDTRNNLSRWCKKTGNEFLGFVDEGAYDRLFILRQK; this is translated from the coding sequence ATGACGAGTGGAGTAGAAGATCTCGCGAGCATTCAATCCGCCAAAGTTGTCGACGCCCGCAGCAGCGCCTGTCCTGGTCCCCTGCTGGAAGCCAAAAAGGGCATCGGCGGCGTAAACGTCGGCGAAGTATTGGAAATCTGGTCCGGCTCACAGGACACCCGGAATAACCTGAGCCGCTGGTGTAAGAAGACCGGCAACGAATTTCTGGGCTTTGTCGATGAAGGCGCGTACGACCGGCTTTTTATTCTGCGCCAGAAGTAG
- a CDS encoding Crp/Fnr family transcriptional regulator, which translates to MSLPSDVSKAFAGSILFQNLSDSTLEAVYQAGWRTQVGPKGFFYHQGDPATSTYLLLEGRAKLTQLTPDGHQVLVRFLDPGRCFGIAALADRAEYPAALQAVDACSALGWEKNTLRDLLQRYPQIALNALQVMVEQCQGWQRRYHEVTTECVEQRVAQTLLRLARQAGQRVETGVLINLPLSREDLAEMTGTTQFTASRVLNRWEHQGLVELGWKRIVILQMHGLVAISEGLTTQKNSNRGDR; encoded by the coding sequence ATGTCGTTGCCATCAGATGTTTCCAAGGCTTTCGCCGGATCCATACTCTTTCAAAACCTGTCTGATTCCACACTGGAAGCTGTGTATCAGGCAGGCTGGCGCACCCAGGTTGGCCCCAAGGGTTTCTTCTATCATCAAGGTGATCCCGCGACCTCCACTTATCTGCTGCTGGAGGGACGGGCGAAGTTAACACAGTTGACGCCGGATGGCCATCAGGTGCTCGTGCGCTTTCTCGACCCTGGCAGGTGCTTTGGGATTGCCGCCCTGGCCGATAGGGCAGAGTACCCGGCAGCCCTGCAGGCGGTCGATGCCTGTTCGGCCCTGGGATGGGAGAAAAACACGCTGCGAGACTTGCTGCAGCGCTATCCACAAATCGCTTTGAATGCCTTGCAGGTGATGGTAGAGCAATGCCAGGGATGGCAGCGTCGTTACCACGAGGTGACCACCGAGTGCGTGGAACAGCGAGTGGCCCAGACCTTGTTACGGCTGGCGCGACAGGCTGGGCAACGTGTGGAGACCGGCGTGCTGATCAACCTGCCACTGTCTCGCGAAGATCTGGCAGAAATGACGGGCACGACGCAGTTTACAGCCAGCCGCGTTCTCAACCGCTGGGAGCACCAGGGATTGGTTGAGCTGGGCTGGAAGCGGATCGTCATTCTGCAAATGCACGGGCTGGTAGCGATTTCCGAGGGATTGACGACGCAGAAAAACAGTAACAGGGGCGATCGCTAG
- a CDS encoding DUF333 domain-containing protein — translation MKPDKDCWICKFRIHLLVLLVMALLLASCTLPPILQTPDGQPTSESTVGLANPAALFCAEKGYTYEIRTASDGSQYGVCIFPDGSECDGWEFFRGECGPEKQEIATGITINIVDKAGLAQTQEIALLRRDPDVPGSYEPLISFSEPDVVAELVAALDADVSLMPAANCASLFTLQFRLADGVVEEFGYACQMQTPSYLRGSQDFWHGKDVLAPDGFNALLCSYLVRDIEVTLDNDGWPCVID, via the coding sequence GTGAAACCTGATAAGGACTGTTGGATCTGCAAGTTCAGAATACACCTGCTGGTTCTGCTGGTCATGGCACTGTTGCTGGCCAGCTGCACGCTGCCCCCAATCCTGCAAACACCTGATGGCCAACCGACCAGCGAGAGTACAGTGGGGTTAGCCAATCCGGCTGCCCTGTTCTGCGCTGAAAAAGGCTACACATACGAAATACGCACCGCCTCCGATGGCAGCCAGTATGGCGTGTGCATCTTTCCAGACGGAAGTGAATGTGACGGATGGGAGTTCTTTCGCGGCGAGTGCGGTCCGGAAAAGCAAGAAATCGCGACAGGAATCACCATCAACATCGTCGATAAAGCAGGGCTGGCCCAGACACAGGAAATCGCCCTTCTCAGGCGCGATCCCGACGTACCAGGTTCCTATGAGCCTCTGATTTCCTTCTCGGAGCCCGATGTTGTGGCTGAGCTTGTGGCGGCCCTTGATGCTGACGTGAGCCTGATGCCGGCGGCAAACTGTGCTTCGCTTTTCACATTACAGTTCCGCCTGGCTGATGGCGTCGTAGAGGAATTTGGTTATGCCTGCCAGATGCAGACGCCCTCGTATCTCCGCGGGAGCCAGGATTTCTGGCATGGAAAAGATGTTTTGGCACCGGATGGTTTCAACGCACTGCTCTGCTCATACCTTGTCCGTGATATCGAGGTCACACTCGATAATGACGGGTGGCCGTGTGTTATCGACTAA
- a CDS encoding DUF2202 domain-containing protein has product MRIFRTLSLSALAGFTALSMIACGLPAAADTMDTFAAPVLVTAVTTTSNTPAVVQQASGELSSDEAGGLQFMREEEKLARDVYLTLYEQWGQRIFQNIARSEQTHMDAVLRLIDSSGIEDPAAGNDVGVFTDPDLQALYDGLVNTGSQSLADALKVGAAIEEIDILDLEEYLAQTDNPDIQEVYTNLLKGSGNHLRAFVRTLERQAGEIYQPQYMDQAGFDKIIASSNQMGGRGKSGQGHGKSGHGDEGAGGHDDQDCENEQGGHGDHDDQGSQDSRGNGGRGRGRS; this is encoded by the coding sequence ATGCGCATCTTTCGAACTCTTTCACTTAGCGCACTGGCGGGTTTCACAGCACTGTCAATGATAGCCTGTGGTCTACCGGCCGCAGCCGATACGATGGATACTTTTGCCGCCCCCGTTTTGGTGACAGCAGTCACAACCACCTCCAATACCCCGGCCGTCGTACAGCAAGCATCTGGAGAACTAAGCTCCGACGAAGCCGGCGGCCTGCAGTTCATGAGGGAAGAGGAGAAACTGGCCCGTGATGTCTATCTGACGCTCTATGAGCAGTGGGGACAACGCATCTTCCAGAACATCGCTCGATCCGAGCAGACCCACATGGACGCCGTTCTACGTCTCATCGACAGCAGTGGCATCGAAGATCCGGCCGCCGGCAATGATGTCGGTGTCTTCACCGATCCCGATCTGCAGGCCCTCTATGACGGGTTGGTGAACACCGGTAGCCAGTCGTTGGCTGACGCCCTGAAAGTGGGCGCCGCTATCGAGGAGATCGACATCCTCGATCTGGAGGAGTACCTGGCTCAGACCGACAATCCTGACATCCAGGAGGTCTATACCAATCTACTGAAGGGCTCAGGCAACCATTTGCGCGCCTTTGTCCGCACCCTGGAAAGACAGGCTGGCGAAATCTATCAGCCTCAGTACATGGATCAGGCGGGGTTTGACAAGATCATAGCCAGTTCCAATCAAATGGGCGGCCGCGGCAAGAGCGGTCAAGGACACGGCAAGAGTGGTCATGGGGACGAAGGCGCCGGCGGCCACGACGATCAGGATTGCGAGAACGAACAAGGTGGTCATGGCGACCACGACGACCAGGGTAGCCAGGACAGCCGCGGCAATGGCGGCCGCGGGCGTGGTCGCAGCTAG